The sequence below is a genomic window from Cryptococcus neoformans var. neoformans B-3501A chromosome 8, whole genome shotgun sequence.
CccaccttctctctcaGCGGTCAGTTCCTCCATGACTACAGGTGAAGACATTAGCAGCGTCTGCATGAAGTCCCAAGGCCACGTACCTAATGCGTTTGCTGAACTGAACATGGACAAGAAAGCCAGTCCCAGAACCGCTTCATTCTCCAACAAGGGGTATTGGGACGCATTTAACATCATATCCACCAATAGCTTGACTATACGTTCATCGCAGAGGGCATTTACGCCTTGAGAATCCATACCCTTCGGAAGGTTGCGGGCGGCATTGACAAATACGCGCGTGCCCTCAAATTTGATCGCTTGGTCGTTTGTACGTTTGCACAGGGAAATCAAGTCATCTTTATAGGAGGCCATAATGTAAGATGCGATGTCAGCTGAGCCCAGTAGGTGTCAGCACACTGAATTTTTCCGGCGTGAAATGACGGACATTGATTTCTACACAGGTTCTTGAATATGCCTACCACGCCCCCTTGTACTGATCCTAACATGTCTCTGTTCTCAGACCAGACGCCCATACCTATCAAGTCATCTATAACTCCCGCTTCGTAAAGAACATTCTTATTCTGGTCggggatggaaaggttcCTTAGAAGGCCAACAACAGCATGTTGTGTTGTTGCCGGAACGTCTGGTTTCAGTAACGATTTAATTCGGGGAAGCAAGGTGGTCTCGCCATCAAGATACTCGATAGCGTCGGTATCTATGAAGAGTCAGCTGATCAAAAGTGTTCGGCAAACTGCGATGACGAACCTCCAGTGATGCTATTGCCATAGCTGAGCAGTGCACACTCCACCAGATCTCTTCTATTTGACACATCACTGTCAAGCCAGCTGCGCATACGAGTCCAGAAGAATCCCAAGGGAAGAGTACTGGATGCTGATTCGCTGCTAAATGAAACAATTCCGTTGACAAGGCAAGCTTTTGCCTCTCCGAACAATTTTCTTGCATCaaaatcctcctcctgagAAGCACTTTCACCATCATCGCGTTGTTCAGTGGTAGCGTTTGTCCAGCTTAGAGGCAGATTGGCGAATTCCACAAAATCAAGGACGAGCTCGAGAGGATGCTTGGCCGCTTTGGGCAACctgtcgtcgtcttctATAAGTTGCTTCAATATATCTGAATGGTCTGAAAGAATATTTTCTATGACTTGgcaagaggaaaggagaataTTCAAGGGGGGTTCTGGTCCACTCTCTATCACAAAATCCGATAATGAACCGGGAGGAGTCCAGTACGGAAAATGTTTGAAAAGATCGAGGAGGGGTAATTGGTCTGACATCTTGCAGTCTTTGTCACCATCTGATGAGAGTTAGAAGACGCCTGGAATAATTTTTCATCACCCACTATCGTTGATCACTACACTTAATATTGACCAGAGCCATTGTGCAATAGTAAGGTCCACAGTGCCCACGGCGTTTGATTTGTGAActtgttgaagatgatcaaCAGCGAGGCGGCACAAACACCGGAGGTGGTTTTCTTGCTGGAAAACGGAGATGCAAAGACCTACCCTTCAGTTTGACTGTTTAATAGATTGGTTGCTTACTATTTCCTTGTACAACCAAATTGTACAAACTGGCTACTAGGGCTTGATCGCTGGGATGGGACGAATTACGGTCCAGGacagagggagaaagaacgTGGCCGATGAAGCCAGCCTTCGCTAGGAGCTCTCTGTTGAAATCTTCCAGACGTAAGATAGGCTATGTAACCCTCTGTAATAATGTATACAACGCACCATTCTCAACTGCCAGATTCGCGGCCACTCGACCAACCTGCTTGaccacttcttccaaatcaACAGTAATTGCTTGTTGCAATAATTCGGTAAGTGTATCTGGTAGTCCCAAAGATCCAATAGGAGTCCTCAGAGACTCTGCAGATATGAATTACTATCTTGTCTGCTTCGGACAGCAAGGTGAGCACATACCGTCGCGCAAGGCTACGGCCAGGCCGTTTAAGATGTCGATGATTTCGGTTTCGGAGGTGGATTGACGTGGATGCTGCAGACGACTGCATAAGGCTGTGAGGCGTTCAACTGTGTCCTGCCAGTAGGTCAGGTCAGGATGCTGGGTGCGAGACATGCTGCAGTGGATAGTGGCAGGTATCTTGCTGGACATTTCGTAATAACAGTACCAGTACTTCGTTGTGTTGGGCAGGTGATACGTTATTTTTCCCACGGTTGTGCAGAAGCTCTCGCTCGCTTGCTTGTTCCTCCACCGAGCCGCCGCCTCACGCTCACCACTCCCACATCCTcaaatcttccatcccacTTTCCAACTTCAATCGGATGCTCAAGACCTACCATAGCAATGAAGGTCAAGAAATCTGCAAAGAAGCAGAGCGCTCCAGTGAGTATCACCTCACCTGCTCCCCTCACTCACTACTCATCACTCAATATCTTGTTTAGCCGGAGGACGTCGCGGCACTCATCAAACGTATACTCGCAGCGTCCGGCGACGACCTTACCATTGTCCTCAAACAGTTTCAAGTATGGCGCTATCCTCGTGGGGATCTCCATGCCTGGATACCAGTCTTAGATCGATTTGATAATTTGCTTGCCGAAATTATCAAAAGCTATGACCTCACCAAGCTGCAAATTAACGACTTTACGCCCAAGACAAAGGATATGTTACTGGAGATACTCAGACTGCAACGGATTCTTATGGAGAACTGTACCAACAGGAAACTTTTCAACTCATACGATGTACGTGCCGCGCGTCCTCCTCACATAGTCGTCACTAATGCAGGCCCATGTAGCGATTAGCGgatctcctcctcaccaaTGACCTCGATGTTCTTCTCGCCACAATCTTTGTCCTCCTACGACCTTCTCAACAGTACGCCATATCAACTCC
It includes:
- a CDS encoding hypothetical protein (Match to ESTs gb|CF191257.1|CF191257, gb|CF191256.1|CF191256) gives rise to the protein MSRTQHPDLTYWQDTVERLTALCSRLQHPRQSTSETEIIDILNGLAVALRDESLRTPIGSLGLPDTLTELLQQAITVDLEEVVKQVGRVAANLAVENDFNRELLAKAGFIGHVLSPSVLDRNSSHPSDQALVASLYNLVVQGNSLCISVFQQENHLRCLCRLAVDHLQQVHKSNAVGTVDLTIAQWLWSILSVVINDNGDKDCKMSDQLPLLDLFKHFPYWTPPGSLSDFVIESGPEPPLNILLSSCQVIENILSDHSDILKQLIEDDDRLPKAAKHPLELVLDFVEFANLPLSWTNATTEQRDDGESASQEEDFDARKLFGEAKACLVNGIVSFSSESASSTLPLGFFWTRMRSWLDSDVSNRRDLVECALLSYGNSITGDTDAIEYLDGETTLLPRIKSLLKPDVPATTQHAVVGLLRNLSIPDQNKNVLYEAGVIDDLIGMGVWSENRDMLGSVQGGVVGIFKNLCRNQSDIASYIMASYKDDLISLCKRTNDQAIKFEGTRVFVNAARNLPKGMDSQGVNALCDERIVKLLVDMMLNASQYPLLENEAVLGLAFLSMFSSANALVMEELTAEREGGTGKTRLEQMVANKDLLKEGRENAEALLTLMRDRL